One region of Pagrus major chromosome 7, Pma_NU_1.0 genomic DNA includes:
- the LOC141000283 gene encoding glycine N-acyltransferase-like protein 2 — translation MDAHSPYGGSQESLNHVRACIRHLPNHCVTDETGRPVSWMLSDELCELRMAYTLPEYRRAGHFLALSLTLIGGMSSVCLPVYCHVHQQNQAAINAVTSLGYAACPSMENMSVQLTDAE, via the coding sequence ATGGATGCTCACTCGCCTTATGGAGGCAGCCAGGAGAGCCTCAACCACGTGAGAGCCTGCATCCGCCATCTGCCAAACCACTGTGTGACGGATGAAACGGGCCGACCTGTGTCCTGGATGCTGTCTGATGAGCTGTGTGAGCTGAGGATGGCCTACACCCTACCAGAGTACAGACGGGCCGGTCACTTCCTggctctgtctctgactctgattgGCGGGATGAGCTCcgtgtgtctgcctgtctacTGCCACGTCCACCAGCAGAACCAGGCCGCTATTAACGCTGTGACCTCACTCGGCTATGCTGCCTGTCCCAGTATGGAGAACATGTcagtgcagctgacagacgCGGAGTAA